Proteins co-encoded in one Corylus avellana chromosome ca9, CavTom2PMs-1.0 genomic window:
- the LOC132161828 gene encoding cysteine-rich receptor-like protein kinase 4, translated as MMSKIISILLFSVFLSLQYLKPSAAQTWIRAGYWYYGSGSLLPISDINSALFTHLICAFADVNPSSSELSIPYSAQPYFSTFTNTVKQKNPSITTLLSIGGSSANHTVLSSMVSNASSRKSFIDSSMKMARLYGFQGFDFNWDSANTSSNMAHMGILFQEWRAAVDSEAKQSNQTQLILTAAVRNTPDIYLGNASFPVDSIRDNLDWIHVMAYGYYTPQQSNVTGALAALFDPITNASTDYGIRIWIDRGMSAGKLVLALPFHGYAWTLKNPKENVIGSPATGPAITPDGMMSYKDIKAYIQTNGAVVIYNPTYVVKSCKVGSVWICFDDAEVVKNKVAYAKQKKLLGYVAWQLPYDDNSELSLAAAQEEGNNINGKHKRRLLVIVLTTTATVVLLLGLVVCYLRRRMFKLKGMIVTSKGSESKINHMAAAGNFNGNVPNMQVFNLVEIEAATDRLSIENKLGEGGYGPVYKGVLPNGQEIAVKKLSKTSVQGFEEFQNEVILTAKLQHVNLVRLLGYCIERDEKMLIYEYMPNKSLDFYLFDPMRRFLLDWRKRIDIIEGVTQGLLYLQEYSRMTIIHRDLKASNILLDDEMKPKISDFGMARIFKRNDREANTDRIVGTYGYIPPEYVRDGVYSIKSDVYSFGVLLLQIISGKKTARYYGLDESLNMLEYAYELWKEGKGMKFMDSTLDDTLSSCKLIRCIQIALLCVQENANDRPSMLEVSSMLKNETAALTAPKKPAFSRKTDEEVETKSTLQPEICSDNDATISELVAR; from the exons ATGATGTCCAAAATCATCAGCATTCTTCTTTTctctgtctttctttctttacagTACTTGAAGCCTTCAGCTGCACAAACTTGGATCAGAGCAGGTTACTGGTACTACGGCAGCGGTTCTTTGTTACCCATTTCAGACATAAACTCAGCCCTCTTCACTCACCTTATTTGCGCTTTTGCTGATGTAAACCCTTCGTCCTCCGAGCTCTCTATCCCATACTCTGCTCAGCCATACTTCTCCACCTTCACCAACACCGTTAAACAAAAGAACCCATCAATCACCACCCTCCTTTCTATTGGGGGCTCAAGCGCAAACCACACAGTCCTTTCATCGATGGTCAGCAACGCTTCCTCTAGAAAATCATTCATCGACTCTTCAATGAAAATGGCAAGGCTTTATGGCTTCCAGGGCTTTGACTTCAATTGGGATTCAGCAAACACAAGCTCCAACATGGCCCATATGGGGATACTCTTTCAGGAGTGGCGAGCCGCCGTGGATTCTGAGGCAAAACAATCTAACCAGACACAATTGATCTTAACTGCAGCAGTTAGAAACACACCAGATATATATTTGGGCAACGCTTCTTTCCCTGTGGATTCCATAAGGGATAACTTGGATTGGATTCATGTCATGGCTTATGGCTACTATACGCCTCAGCAGTCAAACGTTACAGGTGCTCTTGCAGCCTTATTTGACCCAATCACCAATGCAAGCACGGATTATGGTATTCGTATATGGATTGATAGGGGCATGTCTGCTGGAAAATTGGTCTTGGCCTTGCCTTTCCATGGCTATGCGTGGACATTAAAGAATCCCAAAGAAAATGTTATTGGTTCACCGGCTACGGGTCCAGCCATTACACCTGATGGGATGATGAGCTATAAGGATATCAAGGCTTACATTCAGACAAATGGGGCTGTTGTAATATACAATCCTACATATGTGGTGAAATCCTGCAAAGTTGGATCGGTCTGGATCTGCTTTGATGATGCTGAGGTTGTCAAAAATAAGGTTGCTTATGCCAAGCAGAAGAAACTACTTGGTTACGTTGCGTGGCAACTCCCTTATGATGACAATTCGGAGCTTTCTCTAGCAGCAG CTCAGGAGGAAGGAAATAATATTAATGGAAAACACAAGAGGCGATTATTAGTGATTGTTTTGACTACAACTGCTACCGTTGTTCTCCTACTGGGGCTTGTCGTCTGTTACTTACGGAGGagaatgttcaaattgaaag GAATGATTGTTACATCTAAAGGATCGGAGTCCAAAATTAATCATATGGCAGCTGCAGGAAATTTTAATGGCAATGTTCCTAATATGCAAGTTTTTAATTTAGTTGAGATTGAGGCAGCTACAGATAGACtttcaattgaaaataaacttGGAGAGGGAGGTTATGGTCCCGTTTACAAG GGTGTATTACCAAATGGACAAGAAATAGCAGTTAAAAAGCTTTCAAAAACATCTGTGCAAGGGTTTGAGGAGTTTCAGAATGAGGTTATACTTACTGCAAAACTGCAACATGTAAATCTTGTGCGACTTTTGGGATACTGCATTGAGAGGGATGAAAAAATGCTGATCTACGAgtacatgccaaacaaaagcttGGACTTCTACCTCTTTG ACCCTATGAGACGGTTTCTATTGGATTGGAGGAAACGCATTGACATCATTGAAGGGGTTACACAAGGGCTTCTGTATCTCCAAGAATACTCAAGAATGACAATTATTCACCGAGACTTGAAAGCTAGCAACATTTTATTAGATGACGAGATGAAACCCAAGATCTCAGACTTTGGTATGGCTagaatttttaagagaaatgatcGTGAAGCAAACACAGATCGGATtgttggaacata TGGTTATATTCCTCCGGAGTATGTTAGAGATGGTGTGTACTCCATCAAAtctgatgtttatagttttggagtTCTACTTCTACAAATCATTAGTGGCAAGAAGACTGCACGTTATTATGGTTTGGATGAGAGCCTAAACATGCTAGAATAT GCGTATGAGCTGTGGAAAGAAGGCAAAGGCATGAAATTTATGGATTCTACTCTGGATGATACACTTTCATCGTGCAAATTAATTAGATGCATCCAAATAGCTCTTTTATGCGTCCAGGAAAATGCTAATGACAGGCCATCTATGTTAGAAGTTTCATCaatgcttaaaaatgaaactgcAGCTCTAACAGCTCCAAAAAAGCCAGCTTTCTCAAGGAAAACAGATGAAGAGGTGGAAACTAAATCCACATTGCAGCCAGAAATTTGTTCTGATAATGACGCAACAATCTCTGAACTGGTAGCACGATGA